Within the Phycisphaerae bacterium genome, the region TCGCCGGCTACGATGATCAGTTCCTTCTTGCGGCCCGTGATCATGGTATAGCCGTCTGCGTCCTGTCGGCCTAGGTCGCCGGTACGGAGCCAGCCGTCCGGCATCAGGACGGCCGCAGTCTCTTGCGGCCTGTTGAGGTATCCCTGCATGACATTGGGACCTCGGACACAGATCTCGCCCTGCTCGCCCGACGGCAGAGCGCGTCCTTGCTCGTCCCTGATGCTCACCTCCACGTCGGGAATCGGCAGACCAATGGTCCCGGGGCGGTGAGCCCATGGCTGGTTGACGGAGACCACCGGCGATGTTTCGGTCAGACCGTAGCCTTGAAGAATGGTGAAATCGAGCCGTGTCCGGCAATCCTTGAAAACGGCGTCGGGCAAGGCTTCGCCGCCGCTGACCGCAATCCTCAGCCCCCTGAGCATTTCCGACGAGACGTTCTTCACGCGGGCAAGCGCCGCGAACATGCTGGCCGCGGCCATGAACACGGAGATACCCCCGCCTGCAAGGGCCCGAAGAACCTCGACCGGCTGAAAGCGAGTCTGGTACTCGACGGTCGCGCCGAACAAAGTGGGCAGGATGAGCGTCGCGAGGAGGCCGAAGCTATGGGAGAGAGGCAATACGCCAAGGAACCGGTCATCGTCGCGAAGCAGCACATGCCGCACGGTGGCGGACGCGTTGGAGTGGAGGTTGTTGTGCGAAAGACAGACCCCTCGGGGCATCGCGGTTGTTCCTGAGGTGTACAGGATCACCGCGAGATCATCGGGTTTGCTCTCCGGCACCGCCGGAAATCGCGGGGGGCCGGAGGGTGACGGCGGTGGTTCCTGCGGCAGGCGATCCAGGAACACCGCCTGTGCAGGCAGCGCATTGACGACTTTCTCGAGCGCGGAGCAGCTCAGGATGAGATCGACGCCCGCGTCTTGAATGATTGTTTTGATCTCCGAGGGATTGAGCAGAACGTTGAGAGGCACAACGACGCGACCGGCCCACAAGACGGCATAGAAGGCGGCAACAGCGTCCGTCGACGATGGCAGAAGGATCCCAACGTTGGCCCCACGGCTTGCAGAGGTGACCATCCGAGCCAGCGCCGCCGCTCGGGAGACGAGTTGGTTGTAGGTCAGTTGGCGCGTCTCATCGAGAACAGCCGTCTTACCGGCGCATCGATCCGCAGTGTCGAGGAAGCTGGTCAGAAGCATCGTGTCGCGTGCAACCGGCAGGCCCGGTCGTTCGCGTTCGGCCGCCTCGACCGGACGCCGCCTGCGTCCCCTTTCGTGGTGCGATAGGCTCAGAACGACTCTATTGGCCCGTCCGTGTTGGCGTCTTGTTAATGGACCCAAGCCGCCGTGTCAAGCCAGTGCGTCCAAGCCGCTTCAGTGCCCCCGGGGATCTGCCCCAGTAATAGCGGCCAGGATTCCACGCGGCCTGAATGGGCCCCAGACGCTTCGCCGACGTTCTGGGAAGATGACCTTGGCCTCCTCACGGCATTCTCCAGGCCGCCCTGCCAGTGACAAAACGTCGTGTTGTTCGACAACCGAATCGAAGCTGGTATCATCGAGCCTCAGGTCAGATCTTGGATGTCCGGGTATCGACAGGGTTGACATCACGTCACCGCTGATCGCCGAGACCACAGGCCGTGGAACGGAGGCAATGTGATGAGAGTTCGGGCCCTTCTTTTCGAGAAGCCCACCGGCGTTTTCTTGTGGGTCGCCGTCCCTGCAATGCTCTTCTTCAGTATCGCCCCCTTGCCGGCCGCCCAACAACCGGATGCTGAACCGCCCGTGCCCAAAGGTTTCGGCTCCACGGAGGAAGTCAAGGAGGCGATCGGGCAGGGCAAAGTCAGGCTGGTCAACCTGTTCATCCCGCTGCCGGAGAACGTTGAGGTTATCAACAATGTCGAGTACGGCAGAGTGGGCGAAAGATCGCTCCAACTCGACCTTTATCAGCCCAAAGGCCTCAGTAAGCCGGTCCCGGCGGTGATCCTGATCCACGGCGGAGGATGGAAAAGCGGGAACCGCCAGATCTATCGGTACTATTGCATCAAGTTGGCCGAGAAGGGTTACGTCACGGCCACGATCTCCTACCGGCTTTCGGAGGAGGCACCATACCCGGCGGCTGTGCAGGACGCCAAGTGCGCGGTTCGCTGGCTGCGGGCCAATGCCCGCAAACACCACGTCGACCCGGATAAGATCGCCGTGCTCGGGGGCTCGGCCGGCGGTCACCTGGCGATGATGGTCGGGTACTCATCGGGGGTGAAAGCCCTGGAGGGCAACGGCGGTAACGCGGGCGTCAGCAGCGCCGTGCAGGCGGCGATCGACTTCTATGGGCCTGTCGATCTGACTGCTGATGAAGCCAAGAAGGCAGGGGCGGTGATCGATTTCATGGGCGGCAAGCGATATAACGAGGCCGAGGCGCAGTACCGCGAGGCGTCTCCGATCACTCACCTGGCAAAGGGCGCCCCGCCGACGCTCATCCTGCACGGCACCATCGACGACACGGTTCCTATCGCGCAGGCAGACCTGTTGGCCAGGAAGCTCAAGGAACTGGGTATTCCATACGAGTACGAGAGGTTGGAGGGCTGGCCCCACACCATGGATTTGTCCGAGGATGTCAACCGGCGTTGTTTGTGGCGGGTCGAGCGGTTTCTGGTCAAGCATCTTCCGGTTCCACCTGGGGCCCTGCCACCCGCTTCAAGCACGGCGGCGGAGTAGCAGCGGTCAATGCGGCAAGGGAGCACGTCCCGTGAAACGGCGAGATTTTCT harbors:
- a CDS encoding alpha/beta hydrolase; amino-acid sequence: MRVRALLFEKPTGVFLWVAVPAMLFFSIAPLPAAQQPDAEPPVPKGFGSTEEVKEAIGQGKVRLVNLFIPLPENVEVINNVEYGRVGERSLQLDLYQPKGLSKPVPAVILIHGGGWKSGNRQIYRYYCIKLAEKGYVTATISYRLSEEAPYPAAVQDAKCAVRWLRANARKHHVDPDKIAVLGGSAGGHLAMMVGYSSGVKALEGNGGNAGVSSAVQAAIDFYGPVDLTADEAKKAGAVIDFMGGKRYNEAEAQYREASPITHLAKGAPPTLILHGTIDDTVPIAQADLLARKLKELGIPYEYERLEGWPHTMDLSEDVNRRCLWRVERFLVKHLPVPPGALPPASSTAAE
- a CDS encoding AMP-binding protein, whose amino-acid sequence is MLLTSFLDTADRCAGKTAVLDETRQLTYNQLVSRAAALARMVTSASRGANVGILLPSSTDAVAAFYAVLWAGRVVVPLNVLLNPSEIKTIIQDAGVDLILSCSALEKVVNALPAQAVFLDRLPQEPPPSPSGPPRFPAVPESKPDDLAVILYTSGTTAMPRGVCLSHNNLHSNASATVRHVLLRDDDRFLGVLPLSHSFGLLATLILPTLFGATVEYQTRFQPVEVLRALAGGGISVFMAAASMFAALARVKNVSSEMLRGLRIAVSGGEALPDAVFKDCRTRLDFTILQGYGLTETSPVVSVNQPWAHRPGTIGLPIPDVEVSIRDEQGRALPSGEQGEICVRGPNVMQGYLNRPQETAAVLMPDGWLRTGDLGRQDADGYTMITGRKKELIIVAGENVFPREIENVLDDHPAVSQSAVIGVPDPRRGEVVVGFVVPKDGAQVSAIELREYCRRHLASFKVPRQIIIHRDLPRGPTGKIAKRLLPTVTGVADMLMSSKP